From Amphritea atlantica, a single genomic window includes:
- a CDS encoding protein phosphatase CheZ produces the protein MSDFDLYRDQPSFEAELQARAEQLVELLSRGELPHAMELVQQLNEMRHQALYHEVGTLTRAVHNAIVGFTEDVSSTELLQDSKQHIASIADASERLSYVIELTESNAHKTIDEVDEALQQVGLIEKEFLRRQELIEDLSALKSDHPQLEALYNKACRYDDGHSAMLAALKERLTGILLGQEYQDITGQLIKRVIQLVADIEDKLVGLMEVAARVNNLGALPAMQNDLSDPEAEQAEGVSVVKAEGPQMRGRNQGEVASSQDDVDDLLSSLGF, from the coding sequence ATGTCTGACTTTGATTTATACCGGGATCAGCCCAGTTTTGAGGCCGAACTTCAGGCGCGCGCTGAGCAGCTTGTTGAGCTGCTCAGCCGGGGCGAACTTCCTCATGCGATGGAGTTGGTTCAGCAACTGAATGAGATGCGACATCAGGCACTCTATCATGAGGTGGGTACGCTTACGCGGGCGGTTCATAATGCGATTGTCGGTTTTACTGAGGATGTCAGTTCGACAGAGTTGTTGCAGGACTCGAAACAACATATCGCCTCGATAGCTGATGCAAGTGAACGCTTATCCTATGTTATTGAGCTGACGGAGAGTAACGCCCATAAAACGATTGATGAGGTCGATGAGGCGTTGCAACAGGTTGGCCTCATTGAAAAAGAGTTCCTGCGTCGTCAGGAGCTGATCGAAGATCTGTCGGCACTTAAATCCGACCACCCACAATTAGAAGCCTTGTATAACAAAGCTTGTCGTTATGACGATGGCCATTCCGCAATGCTGGCCGCATTAAAAGAGCGACTGACGGGTATCTTGCTAGGTCAGGAGTATCAGGATATTACCGGACAGCTGATCAAGCGGGTTATTCAGTTAGTTGCAGATATTGAAGATAAATTGGTTGGGTTGATGGAAGTGGCTGCCAGGGTCAATAACCTTGGCGCACTCCCGGCGATGCAAAATGATCTGTCAGATCCTGAAGCTGAGCAAGCTGAAGGGGTGTCAGTGGTAAAAGCAGAAGGCCCTCAAATGAGGGGCCGCAATCAGGGGGAGGTCGCATCCAGCCAGGATGACGTTGACGATCTTCTTTCCAGCCTCGGCTTTTGA
- the cheY gene encoding chemotaxis response regulator CheY, with amino-acid sequence MNKDMKILVVDDFSTMRRIIKNLLRDLGFSNIVEADDGATALPILKGGSIDFLVTDWNMPKMSGIDLLKTVRADPELRHIPILMVTAEAKREQIIEAAQAGVNGYVIKPFTAGVLKEKIDKIFERLQG; translated from the coding sequence TTGAATAAAGACATGAAAATTCTGGTAGTAGATGATTTCTCAACAATGCGCCGGATTATTAAGAATCTGCTGCGGGATCTGGGTTTTAGCAATATTGTTGAAGCCGATGATGGTGCAACGGCGCTACCTATTCTGAAAGGCGGGAGTATCGACTTTCTGGTTACCGACTGGAATATGCCAAAGATGTCCGGTATCGATCTTTTGAAAACAGTTCGGGCTGATCCTGAACTGCGTCATATCCCAATTCTGATGGTTACGGCTGAGGCAAAACGCGAGCAGATAATTGAGGCTGCCCAGGCGGGTGTAAATGGCTACGTCATTAAGCCTTTTACTGCTGGAGTACTGAAAGAGAAAATCGATAAGATATTTGAACGCCTTCAAGGCTAG
- a CDS encoding RNA polymerase sigma factor FliA, producing the protein MYNQLQFQSSQEIIEQHSTLVKRIAHHLLARLPSNVVLEDLIQAGMVGLLEAAKKYDASKGASFETYAGIRIRGSIIDEVRRGDWTPRSVHRNGRRVSDAIQIIESRTGRDAQDGEVAAELNISVTEYHALLKDSAESRLFSFDKLTGPQDEGPGEGVASNEPDPSEEYEQKDFIKAIAREIQGLPEREKLVLSLYYDQELNLKEIGKVLGVSESRVSQIHSQAALRLRGRLKEWR; encoded by the coding sequence ATGTATAACCAGCTTCAGTTTCAGTCGAGTCAGGAGATTATTGAGCAGCACAGTACGCTGGTTAAGCGTATTGCTCATCACTTGCTGGCCAGGCTGCCGAGTAATGTTGTGCTGGAAGACCTGATTCAGGCGGGTATGGTTGGTCTGCTTGAGGCGGCAAAGAAATATGATGCAAGTAAAGGGGCCAGCTTTGAAACGTATGCGGGCATTCGTATTCGTGGCTCGATTATTGATGAGGTTCGGCGCGGTGACTGGACGCCCCGTTCGGTTCACCGGAATGGTCGCCGGGTATCGGATGCCATTCAGATAATTGAATCGCGTACCGGTAGAGATGCCCAAGATGGGGAGGTTGCTGCTGAACTTAATATCAGTGTGACTGAATATCATGCATTATTGAAAGATTCGGCGGAGAGTCGTCTGTTCAGCTTTGATAAGCTCACAGGCCCTCAGGATGAGGGGCCGGGAGAGGGAGTCGCCAGTAATGAGCCAGATCCTTCTGAAGAGTACGAGCAAAAAGATTTTATCAAGGCGATAGCCCGTGAAATACAGGGGCTTCCCGAACGTGAAAAACTTGTGTTGTCGCTGTATTACGACCAGGAACTGAACCTTAAAGAGATTGGTAAAGTGCTTGGTGTCAGTGAATCGCGGGTGAGTCAGATACATAGTCAGGCGGCATTACGATTACGTGGCCGTTTAAAAGAGTGGCGATGA
- a CDS encoding MinD/ParA family protein, with translation MSSLRPVKVIAVTGGKGGVGKTNVSVNMSLALGEMGHRVVLMDADLGLANVDVLLGVKAKRNIADVLSGECGLKDLLIDVDTNVRIVPAASGTQAMTSLSVHEHSELIHAFSEIADDLDILVIDTAAGISEAVVSFVKAAQDVVVVVCDEPTSITDAYALMKLLNRDYKMTRFRVLANMVRSEQEGRNMYNKLLTVTDRFLDITLQYLGSIPYDEAVRKGVKQQRAVLKAFPQSKAALAYKQLATKVDAWPVSSSPRGHLEFFVERLITGA, from the coding sequence ATGAGTAGTCTCCGGCCGGTTAAGGTGATCGCTGTTACCGGGGGTAAAGGTGGCGTAGGCAAAACCAATGTCTCGGTCAATATGAGTCTGGCCCTGGGGGAGATGGGGCATCGGGTGGTATTGATGGATGCGGATCTCGGGCTTGCGAATGTCGATGTATTGCTGGGGGTTAAGGCGAAACGTAATATCGCCGATGTGTTGTCTGGTGAGTGTGGTCTGAAAGATCTGCTGATCGATGTGGATACGAATGTGCGTATAGTGCCTGCTGCATCAGGTACTCAGGCGATGACGTCACTCAGTGTACACGAACATTCTGAGCTGATACACGCCTTTAGTGAGATTGCTGATGATCTGGATATTCTGGTAATAGATACTGCTGCGGGAATTTCGGAGGCGGTGGTTAGTTTTGTTAAGGCGGCTCAGGATGTCGTGGTGGTGGTGTGTGATGAGCCCACGTCAATAACCGATGCCTATGCGTTGATGAAGCTGTTAAACCGGGACTATAAAATGACCCGCTTCAGGGTGTTGGCGAACATGGTCCGTTCAGAGCAGGAAGGGCGGAATATGTATAATAAGCTGCTGACCGTTACGGACCGGTTTCTCGATATAACCCTTCAATACCTCGGGTCAATCCCTTATGATGAAGCGGTCAGAAAGGGCGTGAAGCAGCAACGTGCTGTTTTAAAAGCGTTTCCACAGAGTAAAGCTGCATTAGCCTATAAGCAGCTGGCAACTAAAGTCGATGCCTGGCCGGTGTCCTCCAGTCCTCGTGGGCATCTTGAGTTTTTTGTTGAGCGCCTGATTACCGGCGCATGA
- the flhF gene encoding flagellar biosynthesis protein FlhF, with amino-acid sequence MKVKRFFAPDMRQAMQRVRDEIGPDAVIVSNHRVAGGVEVVAAHEHEYEAAQKEFKRKRAVENARSETPQKSHRMQSNLAEELRKAQARIATAQDGIPEPRQKNRQLDGDDEELSEILDTLKRRQRGRANQPPNVQHSPERMAQPRLDPTRQQHEFKPEIDQIHQNDERETMDSLRQEIESLKSILSRPHEPEADDPLTYSPPPQPVQPEPLPHRQQRPRHEHADSAVIKVERRLARIGLGAQVSQQLSASVADDDELDDAWRSALTRFSDRIPVMGEDFVERGGMIAFVGPTGVGKTTTIGKLAARYVLKHGSSSVALVTTDSYRIAAHEQLLTFGRILDVPVRVVDEKNSLDEVLLSLRSKRLVLIDTAGMNAHEPHTQAQLNMLEGVSVRLKKLLVLSCSSQRHVIESAYETYAPLGLSGCVLSKLDESGNLGEALDLVMENGLSVSYVTDGQRVPDDIDVAHKKDLVSRAVITAQKATRSRRVFHEHQQERVTKDEHWES; translated from the coding sequence ATGAAAGTTAAACGCTTTTTTGCTCCGGATATGAGGCAGGCTATGCAGAGAGTCAGGGACGAGATCGGCCCTGATGCTGTTATCGTCTCAAATCATCGTGTAGCAGGTGGCGTTGAAGTTGTTGCCGCGCATGAGCATGAGTACGAGGCTGCGCAGAAGGAGTTTAAGCGTAAACGCGCTGTTGAGAATGCCCGTAGTGAAACGCCTCAGAAATCGCACAGGATGCAAAGTAATCTGGCCGAGGAGCTGCGCAAAGCGCAGGCCCGGATCGCAACCGCTCAGGATGGTATTCCCGAGCCACGGCAAAAAAACCGGCAGTTGGACGGCGATGATGAAGAGCTGAGTGAGATTTTAGATACCCTGAAACGTCGTCAGCGTGGGCGGGCAAATCAGCCGCCAAATGTTCAGCATAGTCCCGAAAGAATGGCTCAGCCGAGACTTGATCCAACCCGCCAGCAGCATGAGTTCAAGCCAGAAATCGATCAGATTCATCAGAACGATGAACGTGAAACGATGGATTCGCTCCGGCAGGAGATCGAATCGCTGAAGAGTATTCTCAGCCGGCCTCATGAGCCTGAAGCGGATGATCCGCTGACCTACTCTCCCCCGCCTCAACCTGTTCAGCCTGAACCTCTCCCGCATCGGCAGCAGCGTCCACGGCATGAGCATGCGGATTCTGCGGTTATTAAGGTGGAACGTCGCTTAGCTAGGATCGGGCTGGGCGCGCAGGTTAGCCAGCAGTTGTCAGCTTCGGTGGCGGATGATGATGAACTTGATGATGCCTGGCGTTCAGCGCTGACCCGTTTCAGTGACAGGATACCGGTGATGGGCGAGGATTTTGTCGAACGGGGTGGGATGATCGCCTTTGTGGGACCGACAGGCGTGGGTAAAACCACAACGATCGGTAAGCTGGCTGCCCGCTATGTGCTGAAGCACGGTAGCTCAAGCGTAGCGTTGGTGACCACCGATTCATACCGGATTGCTGCCCATGAGCAGTTGCTGACGTTTGGCCGCATACTGGATGTGCCGGTGCGGGTTGTGGATGAGAAAAATAGCCTGGACGAGGTTCTTCTGTCGCTTCGCAGTAAACGCCTGGTTTTAATCGATACCGCCGGTATGAATGCCCATGAGCCACATACCCAGGCGCAGCTTAATATGCTGGAAGGGGTCTCTGTACGGTTGAAAAAACTGTTGGTGCTATCCTGTTCGAGTCAGCGGCATGTGATTGAGAGCGCTTATGAAACCTATGCACCGCTTGGGTTGAGTGGCTGCGTCCTGAGCAAGCTGGATGAGTCCGGAAATCTGGGTGAAGCGCTGGATCTGGTCATGGAAAATGGATTATCAGTAAGTTATGTAACGGATGGGCAGCGGGTGCCGGATGATATTGATGTGGCTCACAAGAAGGATCTGGTCAGTCGAGCGGTAATAACCGCGCAGAAAGCGACCCGCAGTCGCAGGGTATTCCACGAACACCAGCAGGAACGGGTGACCAAAGATGAGCATTGGGAGAGCTGA
- the flhA gene encoding flagellar biosynthesis protein FlhA yields the protein MDRAAIYSNVRGVGKGNLGIPFLLLLVLGMVTLPMPPFLLDTLFTFNIALSIVVLLVCVYSMRPLDFAVFPTILLIATLMRLALNVASTRIVLLYGHEGGDAAGKVIEAFGEVVIGGNYVVGLVVFMILVIINFVVVTKGAGRISEVSARFTLDAMPGKQMAIDADLNAGLISQEDAKDRRQEVTQEADFYGSMDGASKFVRGDAVAGILILVINILGGLGIGMLQHDLSFELAARYYSLLTIGDGLVAQIPSLLLSTAAAIMVTRVNSSQDMGKQVISQLFGSPKALAVAAGILFIMGSIPGMPHVAFLSLAIAAGIGAYFIQQRNLAEAASLEEESVAQVKQPEPDQDIKDLDWDDVMPVDMIGLEVGYRLIPMVDKLQGGQLLSRIKGVRKKLSQDLGFLVPSVHIRDNLDLMPGAYRITLMGVSVGESEVYPDRELAINPGQVFGSLKGIDVKDPAFGLDAVWIEQSQKEQAQTLGYTVVDAGTVVATHLNQILQAHSHELLGHDEVQKLLDLLAKTSPKLVEELVPGKLSVSTLLKVLQNLLMEQVPVKDFRTITEALAEAVARTQDPQGLTAAVRISLSRMIVQNIVGNETELPVITLDPQLEQLLLGSVQRGESGDGLVIEPMMAERLQNSLAEVAQQQEIAGRASILLVAAPIRPLLAKFVRYGEHQISVLSYQEIPENKRVTIIATVGGQSQSGA from the coding sequence GTGGACAGAGCGGCGATCTACAGTAATGTTCGTGGAGTGGGTAAAGGGAATCTGGGTATCCCTTTTCTACTGCTGCTGGTGCTTGGCATGGTTACGCTGCCGATGCCGCCGTTTCTGCTGGATACGCTGTTTACCTTTAATATTGCCCTCTCCATCGTTGTTTTGCTGGTCTGTGTCTATTCGATGCGCCCCCTGGACTTTGCTGTTTTTCCCACCATTCTTCTGATTGCCACGCTTATGCGTCTGGCGCTCAATGTGGCTTCCACCCGTATAGTCTTGCTCTATGGTCACGAAGGGGGAGATGCCGCCGGTAAGGTTATTGAAGCCTTTGGTGAAGTAGTGATCGGGGGGAACTATGTCGTCGGTCTGGTGGTATTCATGATTCTGGTGATTATCAACTTTGTGGTGGTTACCAAAGGTGCGGGGCGTATATCCGAAGTAAGTGCCCGCTTCACTCTGGATGCGATGCCGGGTAAGCAGATGGCGATCGATGCTGATCTGAATGCCGGACTGATTAGTCAGGAAGATGCTAAAGATCGTCGCCAGGAGGTGACTCAGGAAGCCGATTTTTACGGTTCTATGGATGGCGCCAGTAAGTTTGTCCGTGGTGATGCGGTCGCCGGTATACTGATTCTGGTGATCAATATTCTCGGTGGTCTGGGAATCGGCATGCTGCAGCATGATCTGTCATTCGAGTTGGCGGCCCGGTACTACTCATTACTGACCATCGGTGACGGCCTGGTGGCACAGATACCCTCGTTGCTGTTGTCAACAGCCGCGGCGATCATGGTGACCCGGGTTAACTCTTCCCAGGATATGGGTAAGCAGGTGATTAGCCAGCTGTTCGGTTCGCCAAAAGCGCTGGCGGTGGCGGCTGGCATTCTGTTTATTATGGGATCTATTCCGGGGATGCCGCATGTGGCATTTTTATCGCTGGCAATTGCTGCGGGCATTGGCGCCTACTTTATTCAACAGCGTAACCTTGCTGAAGCGGCTAGTTTAGAAGAGGAGAGTGTTGCGCAGGTTAAACAGCCCGAGCCGGATCAGGATATTAAAGACCTGGATTGGGATGATGTGATGCCAGTCGATATGATCGGCCTGGAAGTCGGCTACCGCCTGATCCCGATGGTGGATAAGTTGCAGGGCGGTCAGCTTTTGAGTCGGATTAAAGGCGTGCGTAAAAAACTCTCTCAGGATCTGGGTTTTCTCGTTCCGTCCGTGCATATCCGGGATAACCTCGATCTGATGCCCGGGGCGTACCGAATTACCCTTATGGGGGTCTCTGTCGGTGAGTCAGAGGTTTATCCTGACCGGGAGCTGGCCATCAATCCAGGTCAGGTGTTTGGCTCGCTGAAAGGGATCGATGTAAAAGATCCAGCGTTTGGACTGGATGCTGTATGGATTGAACAGAGTCAGAAAGAGCAAGCGCAAACCCTCGGATATACCGTGGTGGATGCCGGAACGGTAGTGGCAACTCACCTGAATCAGATCCTTCAGGCACACTCTCATGAGTTGTTGGGGCATGATGAGGTGCAGAAACTATTGGACCTTCTGGCAAAAACGTCCCCAAAACTGGTAGAAGAGTTAGTACCTGGCAAGCTGTCTGTGAGTACACTGCTAAAAGTATTGCAGAACCTGCTGATGGAGCAGGTTCCGGTCAAGGATTTCAGGACGATAACGGAGGCGCTGGCCGAAGCGGTAGCGCGGACTCAGGATCCTCAGGGTTTAACAGCAGCGGTACGGATTTCGTTGTCACGGATGATTGTGCAGAATATTGTTGGTAATGAAACCGAATTGCCGGTGATTACGCTGGATCCGCAGCTGGAGCAGTTGCTGTTGGGATCGGTGCAGCGGGGCGAGAGTGGTGATGGACTGGTGATTGAGCCGATGATGGCTGAACGGCTGCAAAACTCTCTGGCTGAAGTGGCGCAGCAGCAGGAGATTGCAGGCAGGGCATCAATACTGTTGGTAGCGGCACCTATCAGACCTTTGCTGGCGAAATTTGTGCGTTATGGTGAGCATCAGATTAGTGTGCTTTCTTATCAGGAAATTCCTGAAAATAAACGGGTTACGATTATTGCAACGGTCGGTGGTCAGAGCCAATCAGGTGCCTGA
- the flhB gene encoding flagellar type III secretion system protein FlhB, translating to MAEDSGQEKTEQPTSKRLQDAKEKGDVARSKELTTTVLLLSAAAAAMMFGGVVADKMAGMMKFNFSLDREAVMDPALMFIHLGYSLSEALQALFGFFLVLLTAAIVGPLALGGWNLSMKAMAPKLSRIDPLAGIKRMFSLKALLELFKALAKFLVVGSLSFLVLYFSRQALFSLGTQDVFPAMSHATELVIWAFLVMSSTMIIISLVDVPFQIYDHTEKLKMTLQEVKDEMKNSEGKPEVKGRIRQLQREISQRKMMSAVPEADVVITNPTHYAVALKYDQSGGGAPYLVAKGGDFVALKIREIADKHDIPILSAPPLARAIYHSTEVDEEIPSGLFKAVAEVLAYVFQLQRYKKQQGPAPKEVSRDLDIPDELRQDE from the coding sequence AACAGCCCACCTCGAAGCGATTACAGGACGCCAAAGAAAAGGGGGATGTCGCCCGTTCTAAGGAGCTGACGACCACTGTTCTGCTGCTGTCCGCCGCCGCCGCCGCAATGATGTTTGGCGGCGTGGTGGCTGACAAGATGGCCGGGATGATGAAGTTTAACTTCAGTCTCGATCGGGAAGCGGTGATGGATCCCGCCCTGATGTTTATCCATCTGGGTTATTCTCTGTCCGAAGCTTTACAGGCGCTTTTCGGTTTCTTCCTGGTTTTGCTGACGGCTGCTATCGTTGGGCCGCTAGCGCTGGGAGGCTGGAATCTGAGTATGAAAGCGATGGCGCCTAAACTCAGCAGAATCGACCCTTTGGCGGGAATTAAAAGGATGTTTTCGCTGAAAGCGCTGCTTGAGCTATTTAAGGCGCTGGCGAAGTTTCTGGTGGTCGGGTCGCTCTCCTTTCTGGTGTTGTATTTCTCCAGGCAAGCGCTGTTTTCACTTGGCACCCAGGATGTGTTTCCGGCGATGTCCCATGCGACTGAGCTGGTGATCTGGGCATTTCTGGTGATGAGTTCGACGATGATTATTATCTCGCTGGTCGATGTGCCGTTTCAGATATACGACCATACTGAGAAGCTTAAAATGACCCTTCAAGAGGTCAAGGATGAGATGAAAAACAGCGAGGGTAAACCTGAGGTTAAAGGACGGATCAGACAATTGCAGCGGGAAATATCGCAGCGGAAAATGATGTCGGCTGTGCCTGAGGCGGATGTGGTTATTACTAACCCTACGCACTATGCTGTGGCGCTGAAATATGATCAGTCCGGCGGTGGGGCTCCCTATCTGGTTGCTAAAGGGGGGGATTTTGTTGCCCTGAAAATACGCGAGATTGCCGATAAGCACGATATCCCAATTCTTTCTGCCCCCCCTCTGGCGCGAGCTATCTATCACTCAACCGAAGTCGATGAAGAGATCCCTTCGGGGTTGTTTAAAGCGGTCGCGGAAGTGCTGGCCTATGTGTTTCAGTTGCAGCGTTATAAGAAGCAGCAAGGTCCTGCGCCGAAGGAAGTATCCCGAGATCTGGATATTCCGGACGAGCTGCGTCAGGATGAGTGA